In Desulfosudis oleivorans Hxd3, the DNA window GAAATCGCTATCGCTATCGGGATCGGGATCGGTCCGATTACAGGCACCCACAAAGGATCGGGTTTCATCGGACCGGAATGGACCGCAGGGGCGCAACGTCTGGCATCAGCGCCACGGTGTTTTTTGTGTTCTGCTGGATGCCCTGGTTGTGTGGCGATTGTAATTTTATTGGCTTAACTTAGAACTGGCGATTCGATTAAGGCTAACGCCTGATTCGGCGGCCTGAATGGCAAGCTTCCGATGGACTTCGGGCGGAATCCTGACCATAAATTTACCACTGTAATTTTTGCCTGCAATTGGTTCAGGAACAGGTTCATGATTCCCGCTCATATCCGACACAACTTCGGCAACCAATCGTCGAATTCCTTTCAGCGCCTTTTCAGGTGTATTGTCCAGCCAACTTAAACTTGGAAATTCAGCACAAATACCAACATACTCATTATCGTCTTCAGACCATGTAACTCGGTATGTATATTTATCATTTTTTTGTGCCATAATTCACCTCCAATTTTTCAAGAGCCAGTAATACCTGTTTAACTTGGTATGCTTTGGCTTTACCCCGGTCACTTTGAATGTTTATTCTTGGATCACCCTGCCAGGGTGTTTTGTATATCCGGTGACTGGTTTTCTTCTGGCGAGCCTCGCCGAAATAAAAATCACAGACTTTACATAAATCCGAAAATCGTACATCCTTCGGATTTTGGTTCATTTGCCTAAGTATGCCATCGAATTTAGCCATCGGCTACAATAGTATCATTATTGATATCATTGTCAAGAAAATTTTATATTTAAGGCGAATGATTTATCCACATGAACGTTTGTAGAATCGTGGTCTGCCGTTTGAGTTGCCGCACTGGGGTGCGGCGCTCCCGGGTGTGCACGGCCGGCTTTTCTTTGTAGGAGTACTGCATCCCGGTGCCGCTTATTCTTTAACGGGTGGCACGGGCACCCATCAGAGGCCGGCCGCTGATACCGTCCTGCCGAATGCCCTTACGGGCACACTACAAACCTGGATGTTTTAAGCCCGGCCCGTCTCCACAATGACGCCCCCGCCCATTGCGGCGCAGTCACGCATCGGCGTGATTTTTCCGAAGAGAGCGGGCAGGTAATGTAGGGGCGGCCGGCGGCCGCCCGACTGATGGGCAACCACAGGTTGCCCCTACAAAAACGCCGCAGGCGTGACTTCCCTCGCGCGAACCCCCAAATTCCAATTTTTGGAAATGGCCTTATGCCTTCGGGGTCAGGGAGCCGTTTAAATACTTGTGAATGATGCTGGAGATAAAAGTCTGGTAGGGAATCCCCTCTTCAATGGCCTTAAGCTGGATTTGCTGATAGTCCTTCTGGCTCAGCCGCAGATTAATCCGCTTGTCTTTTTTAAGAGTGTTCCGGGCCGCGGCCAGGGCTTTTTCCTTTTCCCGGTTCAGGTTTTTAACAGGCCGCCACGCCTCCTGCTCAATCGACTCCATCAGATCTTTTTCTTCTTTATCAACCGGATCAAATATTTTTTTGTCTTTTTTTGTCATTCATCCTCCTTCAGACCGTATCGCCTTGCGTATTTCCGGCTTGGAAAGGCGGTTTTAAGAAATATCTCATCGCCCTTTTCCACATAAGGCACAACCACGGCATAGCCGTCTATCTCCACAATATAAATTTTCTGGCCGGCCCGTTTCGGGTGTTCTTCAATGCCAAGAAGATGGCCGGATTCAATCATAAAGACAATCTGTTCAAACGACAGGCCCCGGCTGGCCTTCAGTTGTTCGTTTTTTTCAAGGCTCCAGTTGAAATATTGCATGGCTCCACCATAGCCTTTTGTCTGCCTTTTGTCAACACGTCCGGGCCACGGACAGAGCGCAAACTTACTCGTGAACATCAGTCCGGGAATGCGGCACGGGCAAGCTGTCGCCTGGCCCGTGCCACCCATCAGAGGCCGGCAGCTGGTACCGTTCTGCCGAATGCCCTTACGGGCACACTACAAACCTGAATGTTTTAAGCCCGGCCCGTCTCCACAATGACGCCCCCGCCCATTGCGGCGCAGCCGAGTGAGAAGAGTTTTTCGGGAAAAGCGAAAATGCTGTCTGAGCCACGCTGAAAGCGGGGCGAGTTCATTTTCGCGCCGAAAAATTCTTCGAGCGAGGGAAGCCGAAGGCCAAGCCGCAGGGCGCGGTTCTTTTGGTACTTTTCTTGCCGCCAAGAAAAGTACACAACGTCTACAGTGACAGCTTTGCCCCAATGCGCAGGATCAGGTTGTAGAGGCCCGGGGAGAGGCGCTTTAAATACCACTGGGCCCATGCTTCCGGCCCCACCGGCACCAGGGCCTTGTTCTTTCGAACACCTTTAAGCACCGCCTTTGCCACCCGTTCCGGGGGCCAGCCGAACCGTTTGTAAAAAGCGGCCATCTTTTCCTGGTCGGCCTTGGCGCCGGGCAGCAGGGTGGATTTGCCGTCTTTCACGATGTTGGTGTTGATAAAACCGGGGCAGATGGTGGTGACGCCGATGTTGTGGCGGCGCAGCTCAGCCCGCAGCAGTTCCAGGTAGCCGGCCACGGCGAACTTGGAGGCGGTGTAGGCCCCCAGGCCGGGCAGGCCGAAATAGCTGGCCGCGCTGGCCGTGACCACGATATGGCCGAAATGCTGTTTGATCATGTGGGGCAGGAAAAAGCCGACACTGTAAACCACGTGCCAGAAGTTGACGGCCATCACCTTTTCAAAGTCCGCCATGGGGAAAACTTCCAGGGGACCGCCGTAGCCGATGCCCGCGTTGGCGTGCAGCACATCCACCCGGCCATGGGTATCGATGACAAACCGGCACAGATCTTCCAGTTGAGCCTTGTCGGCCACGTCCACCACTCTGGAAGAGGCCCGTGCCCCCATTCGCACAAGTTCGTCTTCAACCGCTGCCAGCCTTTCAGCGTGAATATCGGTGATCACCACGCAGGCCCCCTCTTTTGCAAAGGCATGGGCTGCAGCCCGGCCGATGCCGGACCCCGCGCCGGTAATCACCACGACCTTGTCTTTCAGTTCACGAATACCGGGCATGGCAAAATCCTCCTTCCGACTGGTTTTATTGTTGAATCAACCATGCACCGGTTGTAAAAAACAAGTCAAGAAGAAAATGGTTCCGGCCCTTTTTCACCATCCGTTGCTTGATAAAAAAGACGATATGCCCTATTGTCAGCCTGATATTCAAATATCGACCGGCCCTGGGGGCGATCATGTCGACAATGATTGAGAACACCCGCGCAGGTGACAAGGACCATTCCTGGTGAACCAGACAGCAGACAAAGACGGCCTCACGGTCGTCTCCACCCACATCAACGCCGACTTTGACGCCATCGCCTCGGTGCTGGCGGCCCAGAAGCTCTACCCCGGCTCCATCGTGGTGCTGCCCGGCTCCAGCGAAAAGAACCTGCGCAACTTCTTCATCAATTCCATGGCCTACCTGTTCAACATGAGCGACATCGGCCAGATCGACGGGCCAAAGGTCTCCCGGCTGGTGCTGGTGGACACCAGCCAGAAGGACCGCATCGGGAAAGCGGCCGACCTGCTGGCCAACCCGGGCCTGGAGGTCCATGTGTACGACCACCACCCGGCCGCCGACGGTGACGTGACCGCCGACCTTCGGGTCTACGAGGCCACCGGGGCAACGGTGTCGATTCTGGCAAAAATGCTTCAGGAGCAAAACATCCCCATCTCACCGGACGAAGCCACGGTGATGTGCCTGGGCATCTATGAGGACACCGGCAGCTTCACCTTTACCTCCACCACGCCCAAGGATTTTAGCGCCGCCGCCTTTTTTCTTGAAAAAGGGGCCAGCATCAACACCATCGCCAACATCGTCTCCCGGGAGATGACCCCGGAGCAGGTGGGCATTCTGAACAACATGATCAACAACTCCCGGACCCACAAGATCAACGGCATGGACGTGACCCTTGCCTCCATCTACACCGAGGAGTATGTGCCGGACTTTGCCTTCCTGGTTCACAAGATGCAGAAGATGAAGGGCATCAACGTTTTGTTCGCCCTGGCCCAGATGGGCAACAAGGTCTATATCGTGGGCCGCTCCAAGGCGGACGAGGTGGATGCCGGCCAGATTCTCAACCCCTTTGGCGGCGGGGGCCACCCCTTTGCCGCTTCGGCCAGCATCAAGCACATGGCCCTGCCCCAGGTGGAGCAGGAGCTGCTGGCCATCCTGCGCATGCAGGTCCGCAAAACCACCCTGGCCAGGGAAATCATGTCCACGCCGGTGGTCGCGGCCACCCCGGACATCTCCTGCCGGGCCGCCGGGGAGCTTTTGACCCGCTACAACATAAACGCCCTGCTGGTCACCGAAAAACCGGAGGCCAAAGGAAGGCTCCTGGGGTTTATCACGCGCCAGGTGATAGAAAAGATCCTCTATCACAAGCTGGAGGAAGCGCCGGTAAGTGAATACATGAACACCGACCTCTCTCTGGCCGGGCCCGACGACGAGCTGGCCGATATTCAGCGCAAGATCATTGAAAACAGCCAGCGCCTGCTGCCCGTGGTGGAAAACGGGGCCGTCATCGGTGTGATCACCCGCACCGACCTGCTCAACACCCTGGTCTACCAGCGGGAGGCGGGCAACCAGCGACAGCCGGCCCCCACCCAGATTCAGGCCCATCCCAAGACCCGGGACATCAAACGGATGATGAACGAGCGGCTGACGCCCCCTGTTCTGGACATTCTCAAAAACGCGGGCAACACCGCCGCGGAGCTGGAATACAGCGCCTACGTGGTGGGCGGATTCGTGCGGGACCTGTTTCTTTCCCGGTCCACCGAGGATGTGGACATCGTGATCGAAGGCGACGGCATCGCCTTTGCCAGGGAGTTTGCCGGCCGAATGAAGGCCCGGGTCCACTACTACAAAAAGTTCGGCACCGCGGTGATCACCTTTGCCGACGGTTCCAAGATCGACGTGGCCTCGGCCCGGCTGGAGTATTACCAGTTTCCCGCGGCCCTGCCCACCGTGGAGATGAGCTCCATCAAGCTGGATCTGTTCCGCCGGGATTTTACCATCAACACCCTGGCCGTTTGCCTGAACCCGGACAAGTTCGGCCTGCTGGTGGACTTTTTCTCGGCCCAGCGGGACATCAAGGAAAAGACCATCCGCGTGCTGCACAGCTTAAGCTTTGTGGAAGACCCCACCCGCATCTTCCGGGCCGTGCGGTTTGAGCAGCGGTTCGGGTTTACCATCGGCAAGATGACTGAAGGGCTGATCAAAAACGCGGTAAAAATGGAGTTCTTCCGGCGCTTAAGCGGCCACCGGGTCTTTGGCGAGCTGCGGCAGATCCTGGAAGAGGATGATCCGGTGCCGGCCATTGAGCGGCTGGCCGAGTTCAATCTGCTGGTCTCCCTGCACGAGGCCCTGAAAATCGACAAGAAGACCGTGGCCGCGCTGCACGCCACCCGGGAGGTGGTATCGTGGTACGACCTGCTGTTCGTGGACAAGCCCTACATGAAGTGGATGGTCTACCTGATGGTCCTGATGCGGGGCATGGCCCAGCAGACCACCGAGGATCTGTGCGACCGGCTGGAGCTGCCGCCCCGCCACCGGGAGATGGCCGACGCCGGCCGGCGCGAGGCAGACACCTTTCTCCACTGGATTCAGCGCAATCCGGGGATCAAAAACAGCGAGCTCTACCAGCGGCTGTTCGGCTTCAGGGTGGAGCAGATGCTGTATGTCATGTCCGTGACCGACAGCGACACCGTGAAAAAACACATCTCCCGCTACATCCTGACCCTGCAGCACGTTGCGCCCCTGATCAAGGGCAAGGACTTAAACGAGATCGGCATCGCCCCGGGCCCGCTCTACAGCGAAATTTTAAGAAAGATCCTCTACGCCCGGCTGGATGAAAAGGTCCGCACCCGGGAGGACGAGCTGGAATTTGCCATGCGCTACGCAAATGACCCCGACGGCTGGTGGAAACGCAGGTAGTGTACTTTTCTTGGCGGCAAGAAAAGTACCAAAAGAACCGGCCCTGCAGCTTGGCCTGCGGCTGCCCTCGCGCAAACGCTTTTTCCGGCGCGGGCAGGAACTCGTTCGCCTGCGGCGAACTCAAACAGCCTGCCCGCTGTTTTCCGGAAAAATCATTCGCGCTCGGCGGCGCTGCAATGGGCAGGGAAAAATGTTTTCCGTCATTGCGGGGCGTGAAACGACGAAGCAATCTTGATCATACGAGGCACGGCTGAAAGAGATTGCTTCGCTCCCTGCGGTCGCTCGCAATGACGAATAGGACGGTCGGATATTGCTTTGCGTCCTTTGCGGTGAATTTAAATTTTAATATTTTTCTAAGATTAAGGGTGTTAAACTAATATGTTTGAAACGATCAACCGGATTGTGATCATGGCCCTGCCTGTTCTGTTTGCCGTGGGCATTCACGAGGCGGCCCACGGGTTTGCCGCTTGGAAAATGGGCGACGACACCGCTGCCCGGGCCGGCCGTATCACCTTAAATCCCCTTCGCCACATCGACATTGTGGGGTCCATCATTCTGCCGCTGCTGCTGGTGCTTGCCAGGGCCCCTTTTGTGTTCGGCTATGCCAAGCCGGTACCCATCAACCCGGGCCTGTTCCGGGAATACAAAAAAGGGGTGATCGTGGTCTCCCTGGCCGGCATCTGCGCCAACCTGGTCTGCCTGGCCGCCTCGGGCATCCTGTTCCGCCTGGTGCTGGCCGGTGCCCGGGCCTGGGCCACGGCCGGCTCCCCGGCCGCCATGGTGGCCTCGCAACTCCTGCTGCTGCTCTGGTTTTCCGTGCTGATCAACGCGGTGCTGGCCGTGTTCAACATGATTCCCCTTCCACCCCTGGACGGCAGCCGGGTGATCACCGTGTTCCTGCCGGTTGGCCTTCAAAAACGGGTTGCATCCATGGAACGCTTCGGTATAATGATCCTTCTGTTTTTATTTATTATTAAGGCGGACGTGGTGTTCAGCGTCATCAACGCCCTGATAACCCCGCTGGTCGTCCTGGCCCTGGGCCAGGACGGGGTTGCCCTGATGGCCACGGGATTCTGACGCAGCAACAGTATACGGAGCGGTAATGAGCGGAAAAAAACGAATATTAAGCGGCATGCGGCCCACGGGCCCGCTGCATCTGGGCAACCTGCACGGCGCCTTGAACCAGTGGGTGGCCCTGCAGGACGAGTACGAATGTTTCTATTTTGTGGCCGACTGGCACGCGTTGACCAGCAACTACGAAGACCCGGTGGGGCTTGACGAATTTACCCTGGAGATGGCCGCGGACTGGCTTTCCGCCGGCCTGTCGCCGGAAAAGAGCACCCTGTTTGTCCAGTCCCATGTCAAGGAGCATGCCGAGCTGTTTCTGATTCTTTCCATGATCACGCCCCTGTCCTGGCTGGAGCGCAACCCCACTTATAAGGATCAGATGGCCCAGTTGGTGGGAAAAGATGTCTCCACTTTCGGATTTCTGGGCTATCCGGTGTTGCAGGCCGCGGACATCATCATGTACCTGGCCGACGCGGTGCCGGTGGGGGAAGACCAAATTCCCCACGTGGAGATCACCCGGGAGATCGCCCGGCGGTTCAACCACCTGTACGGCCCGGTGTTCCGGGAGCCCCAGGTCCTGCTGACAAAGGCCACGGCCCGCATCCTGGGCATTGACCGCCGCAAGATGAGCAAGAGCTACGACAACGCCATCTACCTGGGCGACCCGCCGGAAACCATTGCCGAGCGCACCAGTCGCATGATCACCGACCCCCAGCGGGCCAGAAAAAGCGACCCCGGCGACCCCGGCGTGTGCAACGTGTTCGAGTTTCACAAGCTTTACACCGACCCCGAAAAGGTCAAAGAGATTGATGCCGGGTGCCGGTCAGCGGCCCTGGGATGCGTGGAATGCAAAAAGAACCTGGCCGTTTCCCTGGCCGAGGGGCTTGCCCCCATCCGCGAAAAGCGGGCCCATTACATGGAGCGGCCCGACCAGGTGAAACAGATTCTGGCCGACGGCACCCAAAAAGCCCGGGCCGTGGCCCGGCAGACCATGGAAGCGGTGCGGGCCGGGGTACGGCTGTGATCGAAACGGTTTCGGAAAAAAGGCGGGCCATGCGGCAGGACGATACCTACAAGGTCAAGACCGACATCTTTGAAGGCCCCATGGACCTGCTGGTGCACCTCATCAAGAAAAACGAGGTGAGCATCTACGACATTCCCATTGCCGACATCACCCGCCAGTTTCTGGAATACATCGAGTGGCTGAAGCTGATGAACATCGACGTGGCCGGCGATTTTCTCTACATGGCGGCCATTCTCACCAACATCAAGTCCCGCACCCTGCTCCCCTCCCACAACGGGCCGGACGATGACGAAGACCCGCGCATGGAGATCACCCGTGCCCTTGAAGAGTACATGCAGATCAAGAACGCGGCCGAAACCTTGAGCAGCCGGGACATTCTCAATGAAGACACATTTGTGCGGGCCTCGGACCGAAAGGCCCTGACCGCCGAGGCCGACGACGGCATGATCGTGGTGGGGCTGTTTGAACTGATCGACGCGTTTCAGAACATCCTGGACCGGCTGCCGTCCTCCACCACCCTCTCCCTGTCCGCCGAAGTCATCTCCATCAAGGAGCGCATCTCCCAGATCGTGGACATTCTCGAAAAGAACCGGTCGGTCACCTTTGACCAGCTGTTTGAGGAAAACTATACCAAAAGCGATATCGTGGTCACCTTTCTGGCCCTGCTGGAAATGGTGAAACTGAGCATTGTCGCTGTGCGGCAGCATACGCACAACGGCGTGATAAGGCTGTTTTACCAATGAACCCAACGGAACTGAAAAACATCATTGAAAGTCTGCTGTTCGTCACCGACACGCCGCTGAGCCCATCGGCCGTCAAGAAGGTGGTCACGGACAGCGACATTGGTGAAATTCGCCAGGCCCTGGCCGAGTTGAAGGCGGAGTATGAGGCCCGGCAGGGCGGCTTTGTCCTGAGCGAGGTGGCCGATGGCTACCAGTTTCGCACCCGGAGCGCCTACAAAGAGTGGATCAAACGCATGTTCAAACCGCCGCCCACCCGGCTGGGCAAGGCGGCCCTGGAAACCCTGGCCATCATTGCCTATCACCAGCCGGTGATCCGGGCCGACGTGGAAAAAATCCGGGGCGTGGACTCCGGCGCCATCCTGCGCACCCTGCTGGAGCGCAAGCTGATCCGCATCCTGGGAAAAAAGGAGATCCCCGGCCGGCCCCTGATATATGCCACCACCCAGCGGTTTTTAGAGGTGTTCAACCTGCGCAGCCTGCGGGACATGCCCACCCTCAAGGAGATTCAGGACTTTGCCCGAAGCGACGATGACGAAATGGATCCCCCCCTGGTGGAGACCGACGTTGCCGAATTCGAGGAACCGACGCCGGACAGCACAAACAATGAAATGACGGAAAGCGATACACCGACCGACGAGGCCCCGGCTGACGAGACTTCGGCGGACGAGGCCCCATCACCGGACGATACCCTGTCAGACGCCCCAACGGAGGAAGACACACCCGCGGATTACGGGTCAGCGGCCCCGGACCGGGAAGCCGGCACCCCGGAATCGGCGGACGAGGCGGAGGAAGCGGCCCAAATGCCGGCAGCAGCCCCTGAAGACGGTAAAAACGAACCGCCGGATTCGACGCCTACCGGGGAAAAAGAAAACAGCGATTTTGAAAATGATGCTTGACCTTGGATCAACTATTATTTATTTATAGGGGTACGCCGGGCGGCGGTAAACATTCAGCTCCCGGCCAAAGGACCCGGACCGGGAAAAGGCCGGGGCCTTGACAGATGGGCGGTTAACTCAGCGGGAGAGTGCCACCTTCACACGGTGGAAGCCACTGGTTCAAATCCAGTACCGCCCACCATCACCTTCCCCGGGCCAGCTGGAAACCATCGGCCTCCTGGACAGGAGAAACGCACATGCTGGAATCCAAATACCTGAAAGACAACATTCAGAACATTCAGAAGTTGATGAGCATCCCTGCGTTGAAACACTTTGAAACACGCAACCTGGCCAAAATCCTGCGGCTGAGCAAAATTCGGGAGTATGACGACGGCGAGGTAATCATCAAGGAAGGGGACGTGGATCCCTGGCTCTACTTCCTGCTGACCGGCAGGGTGATCATCAAAAAACGGGGTATCGAAATCACCCAGATCAATTCTATCGGCGAGATCTTCGGCGAGATGCGAATCATCGACGATGAGGGCCGGTCCGCCGATGTCTATGCCGACGGCCACACGATCTGCCTGGCGGTAAACACCTCGGCCCACAAGCATTACCCGTCCGGCACCAGCACCGACAAGGAAGAGACCTTAGACTTTATCCTGCTGCTTTACCGGATCTTCGCCGAGTACATGAGCGCCCGGCTGCGGCTCACCAACACTGAACTGATCAAGGCCAAGATGGAGGCGGGCAAGCTTCGAAAGAAGCTTCAGGGAAAATAGCCGATGGTTTCCTGCCGCCACAATCCCTTATGACGCCCCGATTGCCGCACGAAAAAAAGACCGTCTCCTTTTCCAGGGAGGCGGTCAATGTCTTTTTTCACATTCTCACCCGGTGCAACCTCCGCTGCGCCCACTGTTACATCAACCCGGATCAGCACGGCGCCGACACCCTGCCCCTGGAGACCATTTGCCGCTGGCTGGAGGCGTTTTCCCCGGCCACCCGCAAGGCCAATCTCATTTTCCTGGGCGGAGAGCCCACCCTGCACCCGGACCTGGCCCTCGCCGCGGCCCATGCCCGGAAAATCGGCTATGATTCGGTCACCATCGACACCAACGGCTACCTGTTTAACGATATACTTGATAAAACCACCCCCGACACCATCGACTACATCAGCTTTTCCTTAGACGGGGCCACGCCGGAAACCAACGACGCCATTCGGGGAAAAGGCAGCTACGAAGCCTGCCTGGCCGGTATTCAAAAGGCCAATGCCAGGGGGTTTGCCACCAGCCTGATCTACACGGTCAGCACGGCCAACCTGCACGAGCTTGCCGCCATGCCCGATCTGGCGGGCCGGCTGGGCATTTCCAGAATGTTTATCCAGGTGCTGGGCATTCGCGGCAAATCAGCCGGAGACAAGGCCGCTCAGGACATGGGCCAGGTATCACGGGAACAATGGCGGGAAAATGTACCGGCGGCGGCCATGGCCGGTGCCGATCACGGCATCATTGTCACCTACCCGAAAGTGTTTTTAGGCGAGGATGAAGTGTTTGAATGCGCGGGCCGGGTGGCGGACAACTATTTTATTTTCCCCAACGGCCGGGTCTACCGGTGCCCCCTGTGCGAGGACTTTCCCCTGCACAGCCTGGCCTTTGAAAACAACCGGCTGGTGGCCACCCCGCGCGTCAACGAGGCCGACCTGTTTGAGCTGGACATTGCCGAGGGGTGCGTGATGAACCGGCTGGTGCAGCCGGGCAACCTTTCCTGGCGGCCCGACGGCCGGCCCAAATACCGCATCGCCTGCTGCATGTTAAAAGAAGAGGTGCGGCCCGGCAAGCCGGACCGCACCTCTATCTGAGACACCGGGCAAACCCCTGTGATGGCCCGTCAAAGGGCGAACACAAGGTTCGCCCCTACCGTATTTGCGAGTGTCGAAGCAACACAGCAGCTGCGGCCAAGGTGACCCGGTGCGAAGGGTGAAATATTCGGGTTAGAAGTAATAGCCAAAGTTGATGTTGCCCCGGTATTCCCACGCATTGGTGGTGTTGGCGCCGAACCGGTTGCTGGCCCAGGCCGGACCCGGGCTGGTGCCGTATCCCACCTCGTTGCCCACAAAGTCGTTGCCATTGGAAAAGGCCAGGTCGGTGTAGATATACCATCCGCCGTTGGCCCAGGCCGCCCCGACCACCGCCATCTCGCTGTCGTTGAAATCGCTCTCCGTCTTCATGATGGCGCTGTATTCCACGTAGGGCAGCACGTAGTCCAGCCACTCCACCCCCGGCGTATCAATTTTATAGCTCAGGGAGACCGCGGGAATAAAGGCCTCGGCCGCAATCAGGGTGGGAAAATCAAAGGCCCCCATCTGCACCAGCTTGTCCGTACCCAGGGGCTGGGCCGCGTCCACATCATAATTGTAATAGGTGAGCTGGGGCGCCAGCTTGAAATTCCCCATGGTGGCCACGGCGTGGACCGATGCCGCCATGTGGTCCCCGTCGTCCTGGATGCCGTTGCTCTCCAGCAGCCCGTACTGCAGGGAGGCGCCGAGATCGGTGGAGACACTGTCCCCCGCAACGGTATAAATTGCCCGGACGTTGAACTGGTGACGCTCCTCGTACCCCTGGCCGGTCTCGTCCACCACGTCATAGGAGTAGCGCACGCTGTCTTTTGAAAAATTGGCGCCGTTGTGGGTTCCTTCGTCGGAAACATAGTAACCGAAATCAAGGGTCAGATTGTCCATGGGCTTGGTGTACTTGACGCCCAGGTCCATGTCATCGGCCAGGCCCACATAGTAGTGCTGGTCAAACATCCAGCTCTGGGAGACGCCGTAGGCGGTGGGGCCGAAAGGCACCCGGTTGAGGCCCACCTGGACCTGGCTGTCATTGTCAAAGTTGTACCCGATCCACCCGGTGTGGGGAAAGTGGTAGCCGTCGTGGTTGTTGTTGCCGTAACCGGGATAAAACCGGTACTCGGCCTTGGCCACCCACTGCGCGTGGGCGTAGTCCAGGTTGATGCGAAAGGTGTCCAGGGCCACGGTGCCGCCGTCCTCCTGGGCACGTGAAGAGCGGTCCAGTATGGGATCATAATCGCCGATCGTGTAGTTGGCCCGAATCGCACCGCCGATCTTCAGGTCCCCCACCTGAAAGGCGGAAGCCGCAACCGGCAGGCAGAGCATCACCGCTGCCGTCACCATCAGCCATTTGCTTGTCTTAAACATTTTTCCTCCTTGATATCATAT includes these proteins:
- a CDS encoding segregation and condensation protein A, with the protein product MIETVSEKRRAMRQDDTYKVKTDIFEGPMDLLVHLIKKNEVSIYDIPIADITRQFLEYIEWLKLMNIDVAGDFLYMAAILTNIKSRTLLPSHNGPDDDEDPRMEITRALEEYMQIKNAAETLSSRDILNEDTFVRASDRKALTAEADDGMIVVGLFELIDAFQNILDRLPSSTTLSLSAEVISIKERISQIVDILEKNRSVTFDQLFEENYTKSDIVVTFLALLEMVKLSIVAVRQHTHNGVIRLFYQ
- a CDS encoding site-2 protease family protein, translated to MFETINRIVIMALPVLFAVGIHEAAHGFAAWKMGDDTAARAGRITLNPLRHIDIVGSIILPLLLVLARAPFVFGYAKPVPINPGLFREYKKGVIVVSLAGICANLVCLAASGILFRLVLAGARAWATAGSPAAMVASQLLLLLWFSVLINAVLAVFNMIPLPPLDGSRVITVFLPVGLQKRVASMERFGIMILLFLFIIKADVVFSVINALITPLVVLALGQDGVALMATGF
- a CDS encoding type II toxin-antitoxin system HicB family antitoxin yields the protein MAQKNDKYTYRVTWSEDDNEYVGICAEFPSLSWLDNTPEKALKGIRRLVAEVVSDMSGNHEPVPEPIAGKNYSGKFMVRIPPEVHRKLAIQAAESGVSLNRIASSKLSQ
- a CDS encoding SDR family NAD(P)-dependent oxidoreductase, which encodes MPGIRELKDKVVVITGAGSGIGRAAAHAFAKEGACVVITDIHAERLAAVEDELVRMGARASSRVVDVADKAQLEDLCRFVIDTHGRVDVLHANAGIGYGGPLEVFPMADFEKVMAVNFWHVVYSVGFFLPHMIKQHFGHIVVTASAASYFGLPGLGAYTASKFAVAGYLELLRAELRRHNIGVTTICPGFINTNIVKDGKSTLLPGAKADQEKMAAFYKRFGWPPERVAKAVLKGVRKNKALVPVGPEAWAQWYLKRLSPGLYNLILRIGAKLSL
- the scpB gene encoding SMC-Scp complex subunit ScpB, giving the protein MNPTELKNIIESLLFVTDTPLSPSAVKKVVTDSDIGEIRQALAELKAEYEARQGGFVLSEVADGYQFRTRSAYKEWIKRMFKPPPTRLGKAALETLAIIAYHQPVIRADVEKIRGVDSGAILRTLLERKLIRILGKKEIPGRPLIYATTQRFLEVFNLRSLRDMPTLKEIQDFARSDDDEMDPPLVETDVAEFEEPTPDSTNNEMTESDTPTDEAPADETSADEAPSPDDTLSDAPTEEDTPADYGSAAPDREAGTPESADEAEEAAQMPAAAPEDGKNEPPDSTPTGEKENSDFENDA
- a CDS encoding antitoxin; this translates as MTKKDKKIFDPVDKEEKDLMESIEQEAWRPVKNLNREKEKALAAARNTLKKDKRINLRLSQKDYQQIQLKAIEEGIPYQTFISSIIHKYLNGSLTPKA
- a CDS encoding toxin codes for the protein MQYFNWSLEKNEQLKASRGLSFEQIVFMIESGHLLGIEEHPKRAGQKIYIVEIDGYAVVVPYVEKGDEIFLKTAFPSRKYARRYGLKEDE
- a CDS encoding CBS domain-containing protein, which codes for MNQTADKDGLTVVSTHINADFDAIASVLAAQKLYPGSIVVLPGSSEKNLRNFFINSMAYLFNMSDIGQIDGPKVSRLVLVDTSQKDRIGKAADLLANPGLEVHVYDHHPAADGDVTADLRVYEATGATVSILAKMLQEQNIPISPDEATVMCLGIYEDTGSFTFTSTTPKDFSAAAFFLEKGASINTIANIVSREMTPEQVGILNNMINNSRTHKINGMDVTLASIYTEEYVPDFAFLVHKMQKMKGINVLFALAQMGNKVYIVGRSKADEVDAGQILNPFGGGGHPFAASASIKHMALPQVEQELLAILRMQVRKTTLAREIMSTPVVAATPDISCRAAGELLTRYNINALLVTEKPEAKGRLLGFITRQVIEKILYHKLEEAPVSEYMNTDLSLAGPDDELADIQRKIIENSQRLLPVVENGAVIGVITRTDLLNTLVYQREAGNQRQPAPTQIQAHPKTRDIKRMMNERLTPPVLDILKNAGNTAAELEYSAYVVGGFVRDLFLSRSTEDVDIVIEGDGIAFAREFAGRMKARVHYYKKFGTAVITFADGSKIDVASARLEYYQFPAALPTVEMSSIKLDLFRRDFTINTLAVCLNPDKFGLLVDFFSAQRDIKEKTIRVLHSLSFVEDPTRIFRAVRFEQRFGFTIGKMTEGLIKNAVKMEFFRRLSGHRVFGELRQILEEDDPVPAIERLAEFNLLVSLHEALKIDKKTVAALHATREVVSWYDLLFVDKPYMKWMVYLMVLMRGMAQQTTEDLCDRLELPPRHREMADAGRREADTFLHWIQRNPGIKNSELYQRLFGFRVEQMLYVMSVTDSDTVKKHISRYILTLQHVAPLIKGKDLNEIGIAPGPLYSEILRKILYARLDEKVRTREDELEFAMRYANDPDGWWKRR
- the trpS gene encoding tryptophan--tRNA ligase — protein: MSGKKRILSGMRPTGPLHLGNLHGALNQWVALQDEYECFYFVADWHALTSNYEDPVGLDEFTLEMAADWLSAGLSPEKSTLFVQSHVKEHAELFLILSMITPLSWLERNPTYKDQMAQLVGKDVSTFGFLGYPVLQAADIIMYLADAVPVGEDQIPHVEITREIARRFNHLYGPVFREPQVLLTKATARILGIDRRKMSKSYDNAIYLGDPPETIAERTSRMITDPQRARKSDPGDPGVCNVFEFHKLYTDPEKVKEIDAGCRSAALGCVECKKNLAVSLAEGLAPIREKRAHYMERPDQVKQILADGTQKARAVARQTMEAVRAGVRL